The nucleotide sequence AAGACACAATTATGTTGACAACAGAGCGCAGAGTGAGGAATACCATCGATACTTTGATGAGAATGATGGCGTAAGGTAATGCCATTAAGTAGCAGATCTCTTATATTGCAGAAGACACAAAATAAATATAGTAGATTCGTCAATCGAAATAAACAGGTATGGTAAATAAAGTTTTTTGTTTAGAAACGGAGTGGGAACAGAGTGTATACGATTTGAAATATGATTCTCAGGCAAAGCCTATGTTAGAGTTTTTAAGTAACTCCTGTGGTATAGACTTTTCTTTTAGACAAGTTGCAACTCCATCAGATTTTAAATACTATATAAGTCATTTAAAGCAGGCTTCATATAAGGATTTTTCTATTGTGTATTTATGCTTTCATGGCGAAAAGGGTATTATTACCTTTGCCGGGGCAGATAATAAGGGTAAGTACTCGATATGCAGTTTGATGGATTTCGCTAACGAAAATGAAGGAATCTTTAGAGGAAAGTTTGTTCATTTTGGAAGTTGCAGAACTTTTAAGATGAATGATAGTGAGATTAAGCAGTTCAAGAAATTGACAGGTGCAATAATGGTCTCTGGCTATGAGAGGAGTGTTGAAATGACCACAAGTTTCATCTTTGAAGCATGGTTGTTAAACACTTTATATCTTTATCCGAACTTGAGAGCAACGTCACTGATGAATAGGGCACAGAAAGAAATGCCTTATTTTGTAGATAAGTTTAAATTTATCGCATTATAATTATGGAGGAAATTGTAATTTATGCTTATTACAAGGGGTAATTCAGGTGTAAAAGGAGTTTGGAGCAGTATAAGGAATTAATACAATAGTCTGTTGGCAGATGCTCTTCTTTGGCGCTTACCAGTAGCACACCTCGTGTTTACTGTTGGCACGGTTTGAGTTGGGCTGTAACACAAAGGAAAACGGAGACGTGAAGCAGTGGCTTGAAGATGATTAAAGCTGAAAATAAACACAGATGGTAGACGTCTCTAATCTTTTTCAACTATTTTATTAGCAGTGAACCGAATCCCAGAGTAAATTTCCTTCGTACTGGATAGCATGTCCGTTTGTGAAATAAAGCAGGCTTGAGGACGAATGGCAGCTCATGCTCGAAACGTAAGATAGAGTAGCGAACTGTATGGAGGCGGTTTGAAAGTTGCTGTCACTCCTATCATAACAAACTACACTGTAAGTGATTTATTATAAACCTTTTACCACAAA is from Prevotella melaninogenica and encodes:
- a CDS encoding DUF6642 family protein, with the translated sequence MVNKVFCLETEWEQSVYDLKYDSQAKPMLEFLSNSCGIDFSFRQVATPSDFKYYISHLKQASYKDFSIVYLCFHGEKGIITFAGADNKGKYSICSLMDFANENEGIFRGKFVHFGSCRTFKMNDSEIKQFKKLTGAIMVSGYERSVEMTTSFIFEAWLLNTLYLYPNLRATSLMNRAQKEMPYFVDKFKFIAL